A portion of the Pseudoliparis swirei mitochondrion, complete genome genome contains these proteins:
- the COX2 gene encoding cytochrome c oxidase subunit II (TAA stop codon is completed by the addition of 3' A residues to the mRNA), which produces MAHPTQLGFQDAASPVMEELLHFHDHTLMVVFLISTLVLYIIVAMVSTKLTNKFILDSQEIEIIWTILPAIILILIALPSLRILYLMEEINSPLLTIKAVGHQWYWSYEYTDYEDLGFDAYMVPTQDLNPGEFRLLEADNRMIVPVESPIRMLVSADDVLHSWAVPSLGIKMDAVPGRLNQTAFITSRPGIFFGQCSEICGANHSFMPIVIEAIPLEHFENWSSQMFKDA; this is translated from the coding sequence ATGGCCCACCCCACCCAACTAGGATTTCAAGATGCAGCTTCACCTGTAATAGAAGAACTTCTTCATTTTCATGATCATACTTTAATAGTCGTATTCCTTATTAGCACTTTAGTACTTTACATTATTGTAGCAATAGTCTCTACTAAATTAACTAACAAATTTATCCTAGATTCTCAAGAAATCGAGATTATCTGAACAATCCTCCCAGCAATTATCCTTATTTTAATTGCCCTTCCTTCCTTACGCATTCTTTACCTTATAGAAGAAATCAACAGCCCCCTTCTTACTATTAAAGCTGTAGGCCATCAATGATACTGAAGCTACGAATACACAGATTATGAAGACCTAGGCTTTGATGCTTACATAGTCCCAACCCAAGATCTAAACCCCGGAGAATTCCGACTATTAGAAGCCGATAATCGAATAATTGTACCCGTAGAATCCCCCATTCGAATACTAGTCTCTGCTGATGATGTCCTTCATTCCTGAGCTGTACCTTCCCTCGGAATCAAAATAGATGCAGTCCCTGGACGTTTAAATCAAACAGCCTTCATTACCTCTCGTCCTGGCATTTTCTTTGGGCAATGCTCCGAGATTTGCGGGGCAAATCACAGTTTTATGCCCATCGTAATTGAAGCAATTCCCCTAGAACATTTTGAAAACTGATCCTCTCAAATATTTAAAGACGCCT
- the ND3 gene encoding NADH dehydrogenase subunit 3 (TAA stop codon is completed by the addition of 3' A residues to the mRNA) has protein sequence MNLIAVVVTIATLLTMLLALVSFWIPQMTPDYVKLSPYECGFDPSNSARLPFSLRFFLIAILFLLFDLEIALLLPLPWGNQLTSPVLTLFWATTILILLTLGLIYEWLQGGLEWAE, from the coding sequence ATGAATTTAATTGCAGTTGTAGTAACTATTGCAACCCTTCTCACTATACTCTTAGCTCTCGTATCTTTTTGAATCCCCCAGATAACCCCTGACTATGTAAAACTCTCCCCATACGAATGTGGATTTGACCCTTCAAACTCTGCTCGTTTACCTTTCTCCCTTCGGTTCTTTTTAATCGCAATCCTTTTTTTATTGTTCGATCTAGAAATTGCCCTGCTTCTTCCACTGCCCTGAGGCAACCAACTAACATCCCCCGTACTGACTCTCTTTTGAGCCACTACTATTCTTATTCTTCTTACTTTAGGCTTAATTTACGAATGACTTCAAGGCGGCCTAGAATGAGCTGAAT
- the ATP8 gene encoding ATP synthase F0 subunit 8: MPQLNPTPWFAILIFSWLTFLIILPPKVIAHTFPNEPTLQSAKKPQTNSWTWPWQ, encoded by the coding sequence ATGCCACAACTCAACCCCACACCTTGATTTGCAATTCTAATTTTCTCTTGATTAACTTTCCTAATTATTCTTCCCCCTAAAGTGATTGCTCATACTTTCCCAAATGAACCAACCCTACAAAGCGCTAAAAAACCCCAAACAAACTCCTGAACCTGACCATGACAGTAA
- the ATP6 gene encoding ATP synthase F0 subunit 6: protein MTVSLFDQFMSPSYLGIPLAALAISLPWLMFPAPSTRWLNNRLLSLQAWFINRFTQQLLLPLNLEGHKWATLLASLMIFLVSLNLLGLLPYTFTPTTQLSLNLGIATPLWLATVIIGMRNQPTHALGHLLPEGTPTPLIPILIIIETISLFIRPLALGVRLTANLTAGHLLIQLISTAAFSLSSSMPTIALLTATTLIMLTLLEIAVAMIQAYVFVLLLTLYLQENV, encoded by the coding sequence ATGACAGTAAGCCTTTTTGACCAATTTATAAGTCCCTCATATCTAGGAATCCCCCTAGCAGCTCTAGCTATTTCTCTTCCTTGATTAATATTCCCTGCCCCTTCAACTCGATGATTAAATAATCGCTTACTCTCCCTTCAAGCATGATTTATTAACCGGTTTACTCAACAACTTCTTCTTCCCTTAAATCTTGAGGGGCATAAATGAGCTACCTTACTAGCCTCCTTAATAATTTTTCTAGTCTCTCTAAATTTATTAGGCTTACTCCCATATACTTTTACACCTACTACACAACTTTCTTTAAATCTAGGCATTGCCACCCCCCTATGACTTGCAACCGTAATCATCGGAATACGAAATCAACCAACACACGCCCTAGGACACCTTCTTCCAGAAGGTACCCCAACCCCTCTTATTCCTATCCTTATCATCATTGAAACAATTAGCTTATTCATCCGTCCCCTGGCCCTAGGAGTTCGACTAACCGCTAACCTAACTGCTGGCCATCTATTAATTCAACTTATCTCAACAGCTGCATTCTCTCTCTCTTCCTCAATACCAACTATTGCCCTATTAACAGCTACTACCCTTATTATACTCACCCTTCTAGAAATTGCTGTTGCCATAATTCAAGCTTACGTATTTGTTCTTCTTTTAACCCTTTATCTTCAAGAAAACGTCTAA
- the COX3 gene encoding cytochrome c oxidase subunit III (TAA stop codon is completed by the addition of 3' A residues to the mRNA) yields the protein MAHQAHAYHMVDPSPWPLTGAIAGLLMTSGLAIWFHFQSTILMTLGLALLLLTMYQWWRDIVRESTFQGHHTPPVQKGLRYGMILFITSEIFFFLGFFWAFYHASLAPTPELGGYWPPTGITILDPFEVPLLNTAVLLASGVTVTWAHHSIMEKARKQTIQSLTLTILLGFYFTFLQGLEYYEAPFTIADGVYGATFFVATGFHGLHVIIGSIFLTICLIRQILYHFTSQHHFGFEAAAWYWHFVDVVWLFLYISIYWWGS from the coding sequence ATGGCCCACCAAGCACACGCATATCACATAGTAGACCCGAGCCCTTGACCCCTAACCGGGGCCATCGCTGGCCTATTAATAACCTCAGGTCTTGCAATCTGATTCCATTTTCAATCTACAATCCTCATAACCCTGGGACTAGCCCTTCTTTTACTCACTATATACCAGTGGTGACGAGACATCGTACGAGAAAGTACATTTCAAGGACACCACACACCCCCCGTTCAAAAAGGACTCCGTTATGGCATGATTCTCTTTATTACCTCAGAAATTTTCTTCTTTCTTGGCTTCTTTTGAGCTTTCTACCACGCAAGTCTTGCACCCACCCCTGAACTAGGGGGGTACTGACCCCCCACAGGCATCACCATTCTTGACCCTTTTGAAGTCCCCCTACTTAATACTGCTGTTCTTCTCGCATCTGGTGTTACAGTCACCTGAGCTCACCACAGTATCATAGAAAAAGCACGAAAACAAACAATCCAATCCCTGACATTAACAATTCTACTTGGCTTCTATTTCACATTTCTTCAAGGCTTAGAATATTATGAAGCCCCATTTACAATCGCAGACGGGGTATACGGCGCCACCTTTTTTGTTGCCACTGGTTTCCACGGACTTCATGTCATTATTGGCTCTATCTTCTTAACTATCTGTCTTATTCGTCAAATTCTTTACCACTTTACATCTCAACACCACTTCGGATTTGAAGCAGCAGCATGATACTGACACTTCGTAGATGTCGTATGACTATTCCTATACATCTCCATCTATTGATGAGGCTCTTA